TGCGACAAAGTAAAGGAAGGCGTGTGCGTGCAATCGGCTGGCTGATGACGTCAAAACGAATACGCACTCGAAAAGGAGACATTATGAAATTCCTCTCGCTTGAAGACTTAACCGGAACGTTTGAAGCTGTTATCTTTCCGAAAGAATATGAGAAATATGCGCCGCTTACTATTTCAATGGGACCATATTTCGTAGAAGGATACGTCGATAAAGAAAATGGAGATACGATTACAGTGAAAAAACTCGCCGTACTTTCTGCAAGTAAAGCTCTGCGTGCAGAACAACTCGATGATGCTGAGAACATTTTCAAGAGCACTGAAAAGATTGACTCTGATGAATTCAGAATCATCAATGAGATACATGCAGAGTGGATATATAGAAATTCTGTGGGATATTAAGGAAATGCGGAATGTAGAATGCGAAGTGCGGAATATCATCAATCTATGTATTGTCGATTGTTAATTATCGAATGAATATAAACTAAATCATCAATCGTCAATCATCAATTCGTACTGGGCTTGTCGAGATGTGCAAAGAGTAGAATGTTGAATTTGAATTTAATCCTTACATAAAATCGTTCCAATAGTTACCCAATCGTTTGCTGATTGAATTGCTATTTCTGCATCGTTAATTGTGTACTCTTCAGTTGGGATAAAATCTATATCACCATAAAATGAGAGTTCTCTTTCTCCTCTTAACCATTTTGCATTTGGGATTAAATCTAAAATTCTATTGTGATATTCTTTTGGTATACTTTCAAAATTTGCTTTAATAATTTCACCAACATCATGCCATTTAGGTGGATCGATACCGATCTTTCTCAATATGGCTTTTTGAACCAATTCAACTATCTCTTGAGCTTCTCTGACGACATCTGAAAAAGCCGATTCATCTTTTAATACAGTTAAAATCTTCAATCTCTTAGTTGCTTTCGAGATATAACTTAAGCTAAGCTCGTTGTTGGTCATAATTTGATCTCATCTCCCCAAGTGTAATCAGACTTTAACCTCCAAAAGTATCCTCCCTTAAATTCAATTTTCTTGCTTCCATATTTTTTCATTTTTGCTTCTAAATTATTAAGAACATCTTTGAAAAAATCATCCCTGTCATATAAAATTTTACAACCATCAACCATTTCAATGAATAAAGGACTTCCATATTTAGCTTCTTCCTTCGTTTTAATGACCGGAGATACTTGCAAATTCATACCTTTCTTAATTAGGTCAATGCGGTCGTCTTCAGTGTTCAAATAAACATTCTCATAAAACTCAAAAAATCTATTATATCTCCCAATAGGAACATCTTCAAGTATTATTAAAATATCTACATCTGATTCAGGATGAAATTTGTCACGACCAACAGACCCGAACAAAATAATGCTCACCAATCGATCGTCGTAAAACTTGATGGTCTGAATCTTTAATTTCTCAATAAAATTAAAATACGATTTTTTATAATTGAACATTGATAAATAAATATAAATCCAGTTAAAATATAATTTAATATTATAACTATATCAAACCATTGACTGCCTGGACTTCCTTCAAGAATACACTTTGCTGCACAGACCGGACTAATTATTCTACATCTCTATACTAACGATAGATGAAGCGTGAAAATAATCGTGGTGCAAATGCCCTCGCATAACAACGATATTCGCATCATGAAAATATTCAGGCACTTCTCCCGGACCTTGAACTTTGTAGAGTTTGTTATTTCTATCCTTAATAAAAAAATTCGAACCGTTTGCATCAACTTGTATTGGTTGATCTTTTGCAAGCTGAGCACGTACTTCAATATTTTTATTATCGTTTGGATCCAGAGTTGAGAAATCCGTAAGCTCTGTGCTTGTTGTAAAAAATAATTTATAAACAACGAACAACATAAAAACTACGAACACACCAAAAACAATTTTACCTTTTTGCATTGAACTCCTTTAGTACTTTAATCTGCAGAGACGCATTGGCATGCGTCTCTACGATAGAAATTTATTTTAATAAAACTAATTTTTTACTTTCAGTAAATTCTTTTCCGGACTTATTACTTTTCGCTGTAATTCTATAGATGTAAGTCCCGGAAGAAACTTTCAATCCTTTATTATCTTTCCCATTCCAACGCACATCAAAATAGCCTGCTTCTTTTCCATCATTCACCAACGCTCTAACTTCCTTTCCTAACATATCATAAACTTTAATCACCACGTGCGACTGTTCTGGAACAGCGAACTTGATCACCGTTTCCGGATTAAACGGATTTGGATAATTTTGGAAAAGTGAATATTTCATCGGAATAGTACTCAACGAATAGCCATCTCCGACACTTGTTGATACATTCGGATCGAGCGTATATCTTAGTGAGCGGGCAAGTATTGTATCGCGGTTGGCATCACTCAGCATTTCCAAACCAATTCCAAAGAAAACCATTTTCCATTTTGTTGTTGGATGCTCAGACCGAACCGCACCGATTCTGACAGTATCAGCCGTTCCGGTTCCGTAGTGAAATACTTTAAACATCTGACCTTTTGCTGCCCAAGAAAATTCAAGTTGATCTTTTCCTGGGCCTGCCATCGGTAAGCTCAAGCCATCACCAATTAAATCTCCGTTAAATCCTCTCCCGCTGAATGATGAATTGTTCGAATTGAATTTAATTCCAGCATATTGAGAAAGAAGAACTTCTGCCGTATCTGTGTATTCTGCCATATTTTTCCCTGTGAGAATAACTCTTCCGCCAGTATTGAGATGATCGATCAAAGTTGTTCTGTCGAGATCCGGGAGCCCAGATGTTGCTTCTCCTCCTGCCACCCACACGAGTGTCAATGGACTTGTAAATGTACTAAATAAAGAACTTGATGGTATGTATCCTTTAGCAGCCACATCCCAAACAGCAAAAGGAATTTCAGAATTTTCAAGCGATTTGATATGCTTATCTTGAATAGTTTTTAGCGTGTCATTCAATACAAGAAATACTGAGACTGGAGTCGTTGAAATGTCAAGTAACTTGCCAGTCAAATCAAGATAAACACTGTCAAGTGTTATAAATCTTCTATACGGCGGATCAAGATCTATTTTTATTTTATAATATTCATCGCCAGGAATATTAAACGAATAATAGCCGTCTAATCCGGTAGTAACATTTCCGAGTGAAGTTGTATCCCCCACCCAATTTATTTTCATTCGTGCAGATATTCCATTAAATGTTACAGCATCCATCAAAGTCCCGGTAAAAGAAACATTCGGTTTTTTACTTAATGATGCATCGTAGACTATCACTTCTGTATTTCCAATTCCTCCGGCAGGATTGAAACTTATCGCTTGCGTTTGAGGAAAATAACCGAATTTTTGAGCAGTGACATTAAATGTTCTGTTCAACACAGCAGTTTCATAATATCCTGTTGAATCAATCGGAATATTTTGATAAGGCCAACCGGGTCTACTCCATCGATTTGAATATGGACTAAGAACAGAGCCAATCGTTGATCCCCAAGTTCCATCTAATTTCAAAAATGAACCTTGAAGCGGAAGGTTTGTCGATGCATCGCGAATTGTTCCTTGCAATACCCAAGATGGATAAATTGAAATCGCACCTAATTGATCGTCTATT
This DNA window, taken from Ignavibacteria bacterium, encodes the following:
- a CDS encoding HEPN domain-containing protein; the encoded protein is MTNNELSLSYISKATKRLKILTVLKDESAFSDVVREAQEIVELVQKAILRKIGIDPPKWHDVGEIIKANFESIPKEYHNRILDLIPNAKWLRGERELSFYGDIDFIPTEEYTINDAEIAIQSANDWVTIGTILCKD
- a CDS encoding nucleotidyltransferase domain-containing protein, encoding MFNYKKSYFNFIEKLKIQTIKFYDDRLVSIILFGSVGRDKFHPESDVDILIILEDVPIGRYNRFFEFYENVYLNTEDDRIDLIKKGMNLQVSPVIKTKEEAKYGSPLFIEMVDGCKILYDRDDFFKDVLNNLEAKMKKYGSKKIEFKGGYFWRLKSDYTWGDEIKL
- a CDS encoding T9SS type A sorting domain-containing protein, coding for MKLKIIYSSLLAVVFMGIVGFCLITNSSGNYRMYFAHNIPFTYRMHSSTPTEFNPTIEASAQSWNDLEGCYFVFQRGANTDVSYVTNDGINVVFFDLAGSNFSDPNVIAFSSTFTTTSGGYQATGSDLIWNGRDFTPGINGESNKMDLKSVLTHEFGHHMGINHAGQPPSPSSGSNGCGPLNNQAVMWYAVSRGDTSRRHLKIDDQLGAISIYPSWVLQGTIRDASTNLPLQGSFLKLDGTWGSTIGSVLSPYSNRWSRPGWPYQNIPIDSTGYYETAVLNRTFNVTAQKFGYFPQTQAISFNPAGGIGNTEVIVYDASLSKKPNVSFTGTLMDAVTFNGISARMKINWVGDTTSLGNVTTGLDGYYSFNIPGDEYYKIKIDLDPPYRRFITLDSVYLDLTGKLLDISTTPVSVFLVLNDTLKTIQDKHIKSLENSEIPFAVWDVAAKGYIPSSSLFSTFTSPLTLVWVAGGEATSGLPDLDRTTLIDHLNTGGRVILTGKNMAEYTDTAEVLLSQYAGIKFNSNNSSFSGRGFNGDLIGDGLSLPMAGPGKDQLEFSWAAKGQMFKVFHYGTGTADTVRIGAVRSEHPTTKWKMVFFGIGLEMLSDANRDTILARSLRYTLDPNVSTSVGDGYSLSTIPMKYSLFQNYPNPFNPETVIKFAVPEQSHVVIKVYDMLGKEVRALVNDGKEAGYFDVRWNGKDNKGLKVSSGTYIYRITAKSNKSGKEFTESKKLVLLK